A DNA window from Setaria viridis chromosome 2, Setaria_viridis_v4.0, whole genome shotgun sequence contains the following coding sequences:
- the LOC117845741 gene encoding disease resistance protein RGA2, which translates to MAGRVVLEGSLGSPASAVAGMLRQLVDTAAETARLAAGAEAALLVNANADRSAGIRKWLQERWVAMYKLDDALDDYNSSVARQHQQQPAEEARRSIRHWFRSSSSAVHEVETRRLKTTVEVLFKEMNDILQKWHELDLQPINSTRQSLNSEFLGDLTPYHDIIGDVVQLQVTNLISILTDKQSTNQSSSHLVMIIGCRGAGKTTLARKVFDDPRTRSAFSLVLWVRSSKDFNDMGLLSAIASAAGIKAGEGGSSREKIEEMLASILEGKRILLVIDDVWSRQIHGSYLETCFPVQHGSRILMTTGDESVAEHVNSVHTHKVKELSISDRLTLLSRSACLDEKKLETSMKVIGITLVQKYGKVPLAIKVIGGVLRMKDRPYEELKEVSTKCDGWSSADIPDGTKDIAGPIRMAYNDLPSHLKQCLQYCLHLPEDSTISKLNVTRLWISEGFIEEQEDCSPEDTAAEYYEELVLRNLLEPEIESPDMPRCRMHDCVRTILQSLTKDLWTGNCRLNFTSTQEMVTISRFRTVILYRNPLGDRVFDQVFKEMKHLRVLDLSNTRIRHIPGSLEPLFHLRFLNLSSTDITALPESIGNLKNLKFLVLQWCYRFHSLPDGISKLHNLRTLDLEGTAPLLVLPRLAGLEQLTTLHGFIVNSKAASTEKDTSGWPLEDLIYLNSLQSLQIVKIDRIHEEHLNLQRPLLSRKSYLTQLELCGSTRKVHEVAKEENKRLNDVLNSLRPPQCLESLKIVSFNGQSFPNWIQNLPNLKRLVIADCEFCEWHPALGQLPQLKTLEVSCCSKLRAIERGGTGPTQAFPKLEQLHLDDMGSLESWEGFETGDLPSLVNFHVERCPKLRSLPSCLRCSTLLTSMRVVSADSIEAIHSVSNLKNLFVQYSKRLSCISNLPSLEALTVVDCSGLQDVSGLGHVKHLRIEDGELKSLPDWLGKHGSAPETLAVVGREELLRSLVPGGKDWPAISGIGKVYGYLSDGSPFFTYSKITNELETFGNRKLDVSSVAVHGSKNWSPKIWKAMPSAAVLVAISLVPFLLPTRYMDFVPNTVYFFFLAYMAMLVAFICVLRTL; encoded by the coding sequence ATCCGCCATTGGTTTCGGTCATCATCAAGTGCTGTCCATGAGGTTGAAACCAGGAGATTAAAAACTACTGTTGAGGTGCTGTTTAAGGAAATGAATGACATTTTACAGAAGTGGCATGAACTAGATCTTCAACCAATCAATTCGACAAGACAGAGCTTGAACTCAGAATTTCTTGGTGACCTGACACCATATCATGATATCATAGGTGATGTAGTTCAACTACAAGTGACGAATCTGATAAGCATACTAACCGACAAACAAAGCACTAATCAAAGCAGTAGCCACCTTGTCATGATAATTGGTTGCAGGGGAGCTGGCAAGACAACATTGGCACGGAAAGTATTTGATGACCCCCGCACTAGAAGTGCTTTTAGTTTGGTTCTATGGGTACGCAGCTCGAAAGATTTCAATGATATGGGGTTGTTATCTGCCATTGCAAGTGCTGCTGGCATCAAGGCTGGGGAAGGCGGAAGTAGTAGGGAGAAAATTGAGGAAATGTTGGCCTCTATACTCGAAGGAAAGAGAATTCTGCTGGTCATAGATGATGTATGGAGTCGCCAAATTCATGGAAGTTACCTAGAGACTTGCTTTCCTGTCCAACACGGAAGCCGAATTCTGATGACCACTGGGGACGAAAGTGTTGCTGAACATGTGAACTCTGTTCACACCCATAAAGTAAAGGAATTGTCTATCTCTGACCGTTTGACTTTGCTTAGCAGAAGTGCTTGCCTCGATGAAAAAAAGCTCGAAACATCCATGAAGGTAATTGGGATAACACTTGTTCAAAAGTATGGCAAGGTGCCATTGGCTATCAAGGTTATAGGTGGTGTCCTACGAATGAAGGACCGACCGTATGAGGAATTGAAGGAGGTGAGTACTAAATGTGACGGATGGTCTTCTGCTGACATCCCGGATGGCACGAAGGACATAGCAGGGCCTATCCGCATGGCCTACAATGACTTGCCATCTCACTTGAAGCAGTGCCTCCAGTACTGCTTGCACCTGCCGGAAGACTCCACGATTAGCAAGCTTAATGTCACCCGGCTGTGGATATCAGAGGGCTTCATTGAGGAACAAGAGGACTGCAGCCCAGAAGATACCGCTGCGGAGTATTACGAGGAATTGGTTCTGAGGAACCTTCTGGAACCAGAGATTGAATCACCTGACATGCCAAGATGCAGAATGCATGATTGTGTCAGGACCATTCTGCAATCCCTTACGAAGGACTTGTGGACTGGAAACTGCAGATTGAATTTCACTTCCACTCAAGAAATGGTAACAATATCACGCTTCAGGACAGTAATTTTGTATAGGAACCCATTGGGCGATCGTGTTTTTGATCAGGTGTTCAAGGAGATGAAACATTTGAGAGTGCTAGACCTTAGTAATACCAGAATTAGGCACATTCCAGGATCATTGGAACCTCTATTTCACCTTAGGTTCTTGAATCTTTCATCTACAGATATCACAGCGCTCCCGGAGTCTATTGGGAACCTAAAAAACCTAAAGTTCCTGGTCCTCCAATGGTGCTATAGGTTTCATTCACTTCCAGATGGAATAAGTAAGCTGCACAACTTGCGGACCCTTGATCTCGAAGGGACGGCACCACTTCTGGTGCTACCAAGATTAGCAGGCCTGGAGCAGCTAACAAcacttcatggatttatagtgAACTCCAAAGCTGCTTCAACTGAGAAAGATACAAGCGGGTGGCCTTTGGAAGACCTGATATATCTAAATTCACTGCAAAGTCTGCAGATAGTGAAAATAGACAGAATTCATGAGGAACATCTGAACTTGCAAAGACCGTTGTTGTCAAGGAAGTCTTACCTAACACAGCTTGAGCTATGTGGCAGCACAAGGAAGGTCCATGAAGtagcaaaggaagaaaacaaaaggctCAACGATGTGCTCAACAGCCTTCGACCTCCACAGTGCCTGGAGTCCCTGAAAATAGTGAGCTTCAACGGGCAATCGTTTCCTAACTGGATCCAGAATCTCCCAAACCTCAAGCGGCTTGTCATTGCCGATTGCGAATTCTGTGAGTGGCACCCGGCTCTGGGACAGCTACCACAGCTGAAGACGCTAGAGGTTTCTTGCTGTTCGAAGCTGCGCGCCATCGAGCGGGGAGGAACAGGTCCGACCCAAGCATTTCCGAAGCTAGAGCAGCTGCATCTGGATGACATGGGGAGCCTCGAGTCATGGGAAGGATTTGAAACTGGTGACCTGCCTTCCCTGGTGAATTTCCATGTGGAGAGATGCCCAAAGCTGAGATCCCTCCCCTCTTGCCTCAGGTGCTCCACGCTGCTCACAAGCATGCGCGTCGTCTCTGCTGACAGCATCGAGGCGATCCATAGCGTTAGCAACCTCAAAAACTTGTTCGTCCAATACAGCAAGAGGCTTTCTTGCATCTCTAATCTGCCATCACTTGAGGCCTTGACAGTCGTCGATTGCTCAGGATTGCAAGATGTAAGTGGGCTGGGACATGTGAAGCACCTACGCATCGAGGATGGAGAACTGAAAAGCCTTCCAGATTGGCTGGGAAAGCACGGCTCCGCTCCAGAAACACTTGCCGTCGTTGGCAGAGAGGAACTGCTTCGAAGCTTGGTTCCCGGTGGCAAAGATTGGCCAGCCATCAGTGGCATCGGCAAGGTATACGGTTACTTGTCGGACGGCTCCCCCTTTTTCACGTACTCAAAGATCACCAATGAGTTGGAAACGTTCGGGAACCGAAAACTCGATGTGAGCTCAGTGGCCGTGCATGGGTCAAAGAATTGGTCACCGAAGATTTGGAAAGCGATGCCTTCAGCGGCTGTGCTAGTAGCTATTTCTCTAGTTCCTTTTCTGCTGCCGACAAGATATATGGATTTCGTTCCAAACACAGTCTATTTTTTCTTCTTAGCATACATGGCAATGTTAGTTGCCTTTATTTGTGTACTACGCACCTTATAA